Proteins encoded within one genomic window of [Enterobacter] lignolyticus SCF1:
- a CDS encoding siderophore-interacting protein, which produces MTDLTQATRYPRRVRNALRFRTLTVRRVERISACFQRVALGGDALEGFSSCGFDDHTKLFFPPPGHDFTPPTVTDDGIEWGEGVRPPSRDYTPLYDAARHELVYDFFIHDGGVASQWALAANVGDSLTVGGPRGSLVVPEDYAWQLYVCDESGMPALRRRLEALRALPTPPQVKAIVTVGDAAWQDYLADCGFAIDWVVGHSASAVAARLAALSVPQQDYFLWITGEGEAVKSLVTRYEAQGVDPQLLRYQAYWHRK; this is translated from the coding sequence ATGACCGATTTAACCCAGGCGACCCGCTATCCACGGCGCGTGCGCAATGCGCTGCGTTTTCGCACGCTGACCGTCAGGCGCGTTGAGCGCATTAGCGCCTGTTTTCAGCGCGTGGCGCTGGGCGGCGACGCGCTGGAGGGGTTTTCCTCCTGCGGATTTGACGACCACACGAAGCTCTTTTTCCCGCCGCCGGGCCACGATTTTACGCCGCCCACGGTGACCGACGACGGTATCGAATGGGGAGAGGGCGTGCGTCCGCCGTCCCGCGACTACACGCCGCTGTATGACGCCGCCCGCCATGAGCTGGTATACGACTTTTTTATTCATGACGGCGGCGTGGCGAGCCAGTGGGCGCTGGCGGCAAACGTGGGCGATAGCCTGACCGTCGGCGGTCCGCGCGGTTCGCTGGTGGTGCCGGAAGACTATGCCTGGCAGCTGTACGTCTGCGATGAGTCCGGTATGCCTGCGCTGCGCCGTCGTCTGGAGGCGCTGCGCGCGCTGCCGACGCCGCCGCAGGTCAAGGCTATCGTGACCGTTGGCGATGCCGCCTGGCAGGATTACCTCGCCGACTGCGGGTTCGCCATTGACTGGGTCGTAGGGCACAGCGCGTCGGCGGTGGCCGCGCGGCTGGCGGCGCTCAGTGTGCCGCAGCAGGATTATTTTCTCTGGATAACCGGTGAGGGCGAGGCGGTGAAATCGCTGGTTACGCGCTATGAAGCGCAGGGCGTTGACCCGCAGCTGCTGCGCTACCAGGCGTACTGGCATCGCAAATAG
- a CDS encoding J domain-containing protein, translating into MSNPIKRLEIIKNAIELEDADIIASQLPHLKNDARDGALLAIVLALEEQRYGEAMADIIAWLQHQRAMVHWQDPRIAASKLELKTLEQQLCALLDTRNARIARLDEFNDLYMSRLGPLMTDVLRLRKALAEATLRRQEAELRTGRDEPAVDPARDEAGEQYETWREQQQKAQQRRDLQENMPQADRQELKRLWRQASKLCHPDLVDAALKAQANDMMVQLNQARQRGDLTTIRSLLARLMRGQQPLTSHDAINDLTLLQRKMTAIKQQIAGLLQELRALERERAWLLISSLSDPEAYFRQQEKALANTIATLQKQIIESGFDEVA; encoded by the coding sequence ATGAGCAATCCCATCAAACGACTGGAAATCATCAAAAACGCCATTGAACTGGAAGATGCCGACATCATCGCCAGCCAGCTGCCGCACCTGAAAAACGACGCCCGGGACGGCGCGCTGCTCGCTATCGTGCTGGCGCTGGAAGAGCAGCGCTACGGCGAGGCGATGGCCGATATTATCGCCTGGCTGCAGCACCAGCGCGCTATGGTTCACTGGCAGGACCCGCGCATCGCGGCCAGCAAGCTGGAGCTGAAAACGCTGGAACAGCAGCTGTGCGCTCTGCTCGACACCCGCAACGCGCGCATCGCCCGGCTGGACGAATTTAACGACCTGTATATGTCGCGCCTCGGGCCGCTGATGACCGACGTGCTGCGGCTGCGCAAAGCGCTGGCCGAAGCCACGCTGCGCCGGCAGGAGGCGGAGCTGCGCACAGGTCGCGACGAGCCCGCCGTCGACCCGGCCCGCGACGAAGCGGGCGAGCAGTATGAAACCTGGCGCGAACAGCAGCAAAAAGCGCAGCAGCGCCGCGATTTGCAGGAAAACATGCCGCAGGCCGACCGCCAGGAGCTGAAACGGCTGTGGCGACAGGCCAGCAAGCTCTGCCATCCGGACCTGGTCGACGCTGCGCTAAAAGCGCAGGCCAACGACATGATGGTACAGCTTAACCAGGCGCGCCAGCGCGGCGACCTCACCACCATTCGCAGCCTGCTGGCCCGCCTGATGCGCGGCCAGCAGCCGCTGACCTCGCACGACGCTATCAACGACCTGACGCTGCTGCAGCGGAAAATGACCGCCATTAAGCAGCAAATCGCCGGTCTGCTGCAGGAGCTGCGCGCCCTGGAGCGGGAGAGAGCCTGGCTGCTGATTTCCTCGCTGTCCGACCCGGAGGCCTATTTCCGCCAGCAGGAAAAAGCGCTCGCCAACACCATCGCCACTCTGCAAAAACAGATTATCGAATCCGGGTTTGATGAAGTGGCGTAA
- a CDS encoding trans-sulfuration enzyme family protein → MKNLATQSVHSGTFNDAYGAVMPPIYATSTFAQPAPGQHTGYEYSRSGNPTRHALETAIAELEGGKRGYAFASGLAAVSTVLELLDKDSHIIAVDDVYGGTWRLIENVRGRSAGLQVSWVKPDDLAGLEAAIRPQTKMIWVETPTNPLLKLADLAAIAAIARRHALISVVDNTFASPVIQRPLTQGFDIVVHSATKYLNGHSDVVAGLAVVGDNDALAQQLGYLQNAVGGVLDPFSSFLTLRGIRTLSLRVERHSSNALALAQWLTQQPQVERVLFPWLESHPQYALARRQMALPGGMISIIVNGDERYAAQVIRRLKLFTLAESLGGVESLVSQPFSMTHASIPLAQRLANGITPQLIRLSVGIEDVNDLKADLLQAFELA, encoded by the coding sequence ATGAAAAACCTCGCCACGCAAAGCGTGCATAGCGGAACCTTTAACGACGCGTACGGCGCGGTCATGCCGCCGATTTACGCCACCTCCACCTTCGCGCAGCCCGCGCCGGGGCAGCATACCGGCTATGAGTATTCGCGCAGCGGCAACCCGACGCGCCACGCGCTGGAGACCGCTATCGCCGAGCTCGAGGGCGGTAAGCGCGGCTACGCGTTCGCCTCCGGTCTTGCCGCCGTCTCAACGGTGCTGGAGCTGCTGGATAAAGACAGCCACATCATCGCCGTCGACGACGTCTACGGCGGCACGTGGCGGCTCATCGAAAACGTGCGCGGCCGCAGCGCCGGGCTGCAGGTCAGCTGGGTGAAGCCGGACGATCTCGCCGGGCTGGAGGCCGCTATCCGCCCGCAGACGAAGATGATCTGGGTGGAAACGCCGACCAACCCGCTGCTGAAGCTGGCGGACCTGGCGGCCATCGCCGCTATCGCCCGCCGCCACGCGCTGATTAGCGTTGTCGACAACACCTTCGCCTCGCCGGTTATCCAGCGGCCGTTAACCCAGGGGTTTGATATCGTGGTGCATTCGGCCACCAAATACCTGAACGGCCATTCGGATGTGGTTGCCGGCCTTGCGGTCGTGGGCGACAACGACGCGCTGGCGCAGCAGCTCGGCTATCTGCAAAACGCCGTCGGCGGCGTACTCGACCCGTTCAGCAGCTTCCTGACGCTGCGCGGCATTCGCACCCTGAGCCTGCGCGTCGAGCGCCACAGCAGCAATGCCCTGGCGCTCGCGCAGTGGCTTACCCAGCAGCCGCAGGTGGAGCGCGTGCTGTTTCCGTGGCTGGAATCGCATCCGCAGTATGCGCTGGCCCGTCGGCAAATGGCGCTGCCGGGCGGGATGATCTCAATTATCGTCAACGGGGATGAGCGCTATGCCGCGCAGGTTATCAGGCGCCTGAAGCTCTTTACGCTGGCGGAAAGCCTCGGCGGCGTGGAGAGCCTGGTCAGCCAGCCGTTCAGCATGACCCACGCCTCTATCCCGCTGGCGCAGCGGCTCGCCAACGGCATTACGCCGCAGCTGATCCGTCTGTCCGTCGGCATTGAGGATGTGAACGACCTGAAGGCCGACCTGCTGCAGGCGTTTGAGCTGGCGTAA
- a CDS encoding pyridoxal-phosphate dependent enzyme produces MTIYHSVTDLIGHTPVIQLHKLDTGVCELFLKLENQNPGGSIKDRVALSMITEAEKSGRLKPGGTLIEATAGNTGLGLALIAAQKGYSLILVVPDKMSREKIFHLRALGAQVVLTRSDVGKGHPAYYQDYALRLSKSIPDALYIDQFNNDANPLAHASTTAPELFDQLGGQVDAVVVGVGSGGTLGGLQAWFRQHSPATEFVLADPAGSILADRVETGRYGNPGAWLVEGIGEDFIPPLAHIEQVRTAFRIGDGEAFATARELLKVEGILAGSSTGTLLAAALRYCRAQTTPKRVVTFACDSGNKYLSKMFNDDWMRQQGLLSRPAVGDLSDFIALRHDEGATVTASPDDTLAAVLNRMRLYDISQLPVLEEGQVVGIIDEWDLVRYVQGDSERFTLPVTAAMTRSVELLDKRAPEQALNAIFDRGQVAVVVDDRQFLGLITRSDVLTAWRNRRPQQ; encoded by the coding sequence ATGACTATCTATCATTCCGTAACGGACCTGATTGGCCACACCCCGGTAATCCAGCTGCACAAGCTGGATACCGGCGTTTGCGAGCTGTTCCTGAAGCTGGAAAACCAGAATCCCGGCGGCTCCATTAAGGACCGCGTGGCGCTGTCGATGATTACCGAGGCGGAGAAAAGCGGCCGCCTCAAGCCCGGCGGCACGCTAATTGAAGCCACGGCGGGCAATACCGGGCTGGGGCTGGCGCTGATTGCCGCGCAGAAGGGCTATTCGCTTATCCTGGTGGTGCCGGACAAAATGAGCCGTGAGAAGATTTTCCATCTGCGGGCGCTCGGCGCGCAGGTGGTGCTGACCCGCTCTGACGTCGGCAAAGGCCACCCGGCCTATTACCAGGACTACGCGCTGCGTCTGAGCAAAAGCATCCCTGACGCGCTGTATATCGATCAGTTCAACAACGACGCCAACCCGCTGGCGCACGCCAGCACCACCGCGCCGGAGCTGTTCGACCAGCTCGGCGGCCAGGTTGATGCGGTGGTGGTCGGCGTCGGCTCCGGCGGTACGCTGGGCGGCCTGCAGGCCTGGTTTCGCCAGCACTCGCCGGCCACGGAGTTTGTGCTGGCCGACCCGGCAGGCTCCATTCTTGCCGATCGGGTGGAAACCGGACGCTATGGCAACCCCGGCGCCTGGCTGGTCGAAGGGATCGGCGAGGACTTTATTCCGCCGCTGGCGCACATTGAGCAGGTGCGCACCGCGTTTCGCATCGGCGATGGCGAGGCGTTCGCTACCGCCCGCGAGCTGCTGAAAGTTGAAGGGATCCTCGCCGGGTCGTCGACCGGCACCCTGCTGGCGGCGGCCCTGCGCTACTGCCGCGCCCAGACCACACCGAAACGGGTGGTCACCTTCGCCTGCGACAGCGGCAATAAATACCTGTCGAAAATGTTCAACGATGACTGGATGCGCCAGCAGGGGCTGCTCTCCCGTCCCGCCGTCGGCGACCTGAGCGATTTTATCGCCCTGCGCCACGACGAGGGCGCGACGGTCACCGCCTCTCCTGACGACACCCTGGCCGCAGTGCTCAACCGCATGCGGCTGTACGATATCTCACAGCTCCCGGTGCTGGAGGAAGGTCAGGTGGTTGGCATCATCGACGAGTGGGATCTGGTCCGCTACGTGCAGGGCGACAGCGAACGCTTCACGCTGCCGGTCACCGCCGCCATGACCCGCAGCGTCGAACTGCTGGATAAACGCGCCCCGGAACAGGCTCTGAACGCCATTTTCGACCGGGGCCAGGTGGCGGTCGTCGTCGACGATCGCCAGTTTTTAGGGCTCATTACCCGCTCTGATGTCTTAACCGCCTGGCGCAACCGCCGCCCACAGCAATAA
- a CDS encoding methionine ABC transporter ATP-binding protein has protein sequence MIVLERINKIFDHGKTPITAVDDVSLRVEKGQIYGIIGYSGAGKSTLIRLLNGLEKPTTGSVTINGQQISAAKGEALRRARLKISMVFQHFNLLWSRTVSENIAFSMQIAGAPKAQIAARVAELIALVGLTGRERAYPSQLSGGQKQRVGIARALANSPDVLLCDEATSALDPQTTDQILELLLDINRRFGLTIVLITHEMHVVRKICDRVAVMENGKVVEEGEVIRVFTHPQQAITRQFVRQVSQYADDEDFDPELTRDLQGSVIKLTFTGHSTHRPVVGELTLRYGLPFNILHGKMTQTANGAFGQLWVHVSASQEQLANILADLQRSDIDGEVIAHG, from the coding sequence ATGATTGTACTCGAGCGTATTAATAAAATTTTTGACCACGGCAAGACGCCCATTACCGCCGTGGACGACGTCAGTCTGCGCGTCGAAAAGGGGCAAATTTACGGCATTATCGGCTACAGCGGCGCGGGTAAGAGCACCCTGATTCGCCTGCTTAACGGCCTGGAAAAGCCGACGACCGGCAGCGTCACGATTAACGGCCAGCAGATCTCCGCCGCCAAAGGCGAGGCGCTGCGTCGGGCGCGGCTGAAGATAAGTATGGTGTTCCAGCACTTTAACTTGCTGTGGTCGCGTACGGTCAGCGAAAACATCGCCTTTTCAATGCAAATTGCCGGCGCGCCGAAGGCGCAGATCGCCGCCCGCGTGGCGGAGCTGATTGCGCTGGTAGGGCTGACCGGGCGCGAGAGGGCGTATCCGTCCCAGCTTTCCGGCGGCCAGAAACAGCGCGTCGGGATTGCCCGCGCGCTGGCCAATAGCCCGGATGTGCTGCTGTGCGATGAGGCGACCTCGGCGCTGGATCCGCAGACCACCGATCAGATCCTTGAGCTGCTGCTCGACATTAACCGTCGTTTCGGCCTGACCATCGTGCTTATCACCCACGAGATGCACGTGGTGCGCAAAATTTGCGACCGCGTGGCGGTGATGGAAAACGGCAAAGTGGTGGAAGAGGGCGAGGTGATTCGCGTGTTCACCCACCCGCAGCAGGCGATCACCCGCCAGTTCGTGCGTCAGGTGAGCCAGTACGCGGACGACGAAGATTTTGACCCTGAGCTGACCCGCGACCTGCAGGGTAGCGTGATTAAGCTGACCTTTACCGGGCACAGCACCCACCGGCCGGTGGTCGGGGAGCTGACCCTGCGCTACGGCCTGCCGTTTAACATTCTGCACGGCAAGATGACCCAGACCGCCAACGGCGCGTTTGGCCAGCTGTGGGTGCACGTCAGCGCCAGCCAGGAGCAGCTCGCCAACATCCTTGCGGATCTTCAGCGTAGCGATATCGACGGCGAGGTGATTGCCCATGGCTGA
- a CDS encoding methionine ABC transporter permease, with protein MAEQWFPHLQWDLLLAATQETLYMTALAGAATFVLGITLGLTLFLTAKGGLFQHRTVYSAISLLVNVFRSIPFIILIVLLIPFTKAIVGTILGADAALPALIVGAAPFYARLVEIALREVDKGVIEATRSMGAKLSTLIFRVLLPESSPALVSGITVTLIALVSYSAMAGVIGAGGLGNLAYLEGFQRNHNDVTLVATVTILLIVFIIQLVGDVITSLLDKR; from the coding sequence ATGGCTGAACAATGGTTTCCTCATTTGCAGTGGGACCTGCTGCTGGCGGCGACCCAGGAGACGCTGTATATGACCGCGCTTGCCGGCGCGGCGACGTTTGTGCTCGGCATCACGCTGGGGCTGACGCTGTTCCTGACGGCGAAAGGCGGCCTGTTTCAGCACCGGACGGTGTACAGCGCTATCTCGCTTCTGGTGAACGTGTTCCGCTCGATCCCGTTCATCATCCTGATAGTTCTGCTGATCCCGTTCACCAAGGCCATCGTCGGCACCATTCTGGGAGCGGATGCGGCGCTACCGGCGCTGATAGTCGGCGCGGCGCCGTTTTACGCGCGGCTGGTCGAAATCGCCCTGCGCGAAGTGGACAAAGGCGTGATTGAGGCCACCCGTTCGATGGGGGCAAAACTGTCGACGCTGATTTTCCGCGTCCTGTTGCCGGAATCGTCTCCGGCGCTGGTGTCGGGGATTACCGTCACGCTGATTGCGCTGGTGAGCTACAGCGCAATGGCTGGGGTGATTGGCGCAGGCGGCTTAGGCAACCTCGCCTATCTGGAAGGGTTTCAACGCAACCATAACGACGTCACGCTGGTGGCGACGGTGACCATTCTGCTCATCGTTTTCATCATCCAGCTTGTTGGCGACGTCATCACTTCTCTTTTAGACAAACGATAA
- a CDS encoding MetQ/NlpA family ABC transporter substrate-binding protein, with product MKKTLTLIAAATLSVLSAASWADTLTVGASNVPHAEILEQAKPILAKEGIDLEIKRFQDYILPNTALAGREIDANYFQHIPYLNSVLKDHAGDKEYDFVSAGAIHIEPIGIYSKKYKSLKDLPEGGKILLRDAVAEEGRILSIFEKEGVITLKPGVDKVKARISDIVENPKKLKFLPNVEASLLPQMYKNNEGDAVVINANYAIDAGLDPVHDPIAVESGENNPYANIITVHRGDEKKKDIVALVNVLHSKEIQDWIRSKYKGAVIPVSN from the coding sequence ATGAAAAAAACACTGACGTTGATTGCCGCAGCAACCCTGAGCGTACTGAGCGCCGCCTCCTGGGCCGATACCCTGACCGTGGGCGCCTCGAACGTACCGCACGCCGAAATTCTCGAGCAGGCGAAGCCGATTCTGGCAAAAGAGGGGATCGATCTGGAAATCAAGCGTTTCCAGGACTACATCCTGCCGAACACCGCGCTGGCGGGACGGGAAATTGACGCCAACTACTTCCAGCATATTCCGTACCTCAACAGCGTGCTGAAGGATCACGCCGGGGATAAAGAGTATGACTTCGTTAGCGCGGGCGCGATTCATATTGAGCCGATCGGCATCTATTCGAAAAAATACAAATCGCTGAAGGACTTGCCGGAGGGCGGCAAGATCCTGCTGCGCGACGCGGTGGCGGAAGAGGGGCGTATTCTCTCGATCTTTGAAAAAGAGGGCGTGATTACGCTGAAGCCGGGCGTTGATAAGGTGAAGGCGCGCATCAGCGATATCGTGGAGAACCCGAAAAAGCTGAAGTTCCTGCCGAACGTGGAGGCCTCTCTGCTGCCGCAGATGTATAAAAACAACGAGGGCGACGCGGTGGTGATTAACGCCAACTACGCCATCGACGCCGGTCTGGACCCGGTGCACGACCCGATTGCGGTCGAAAGCGGTGAAAATAACCCGTATGCCAACATCATTACCGTGCATCGCGGCGATGAGAAGAAAAAGGATATCGTTGCGCTGGTCAATGTGCTGCACTCCAAAGAGATTCAGGACTGGATCCGCAGTAAATATAAAGGCGCGGTGATCCCGGTGAGCAACTGA
- a CDS encoding protein-disulfide reductase DsbD family protein, with the protein MHILFRRLLVCLLWLWLPVSQAADSGWLRAADNQHASVRLRAQTQDSGETRLLLDVALEKGWKTYWRSPGEGGIAPAIAWEKPLAVTWRWPTPQRFEVAGISTQGYHGNVSFPMTIAGAPPVLKGVLTLSTCSNVCILTDYPFSLDMSTPAGDRFSYDFTRAMGTLPRPDGLTSQLSASYAPGTLTVTAVRSAGWPQPSLFFDSMEDVDFGRPTFSVTGDTLTATVPVSDSWGDAAPDLSGKRVSLVLADSGQAQESTVTPGTGSPAAGVSLGWALLMALAGGLILNVMPCVLPVLAMKLGSLVQTRTAERGAVRRQFLASVSGIVASFLALALMMTLLRLGNQALGWGIQFQNPWFIGVMALVMVLFSASLLGFFELRLSSGASTFLATRGGSGLMGHFWQGAFATLLATPCTAPFLGTAVSVALVAPLPLLWGIFLAMGIGMSLPWLLIVARPGLALRLPRPGRWMNVVRIVLGLMMLGSSLWLISLLTAHIGRGPVLGLMAALAALLWLATLWRYRWRTALRAGALALVIAAAAGAVSWPDGSETSRDRVNWRPLSEQAIADALANHQRVFVDVTADWCVTCKANKYNVLLRDDVQDALSEPDVVALRGDWSRPSETISRFLTARGSAAVPFNQIYGPGLPQGRVLPALLSREEVMTTLSDAKGK; encoded by the coding sequence ATGCATATTTTATTCAGGCGGCTGCTGGTCTGCCTGCTATGGTTATGGCTGCCCGTCAGCCAGGCCGCCGACAGCGGCTGGCTGCGCGCGGCCGATAATCAACACGCCAGCGTCAGGCTGCGCGCCCAGACGCAGGACAGCGGCGAAACGCGCCTGCTGCTGGATGTCGCCCTCGAAAAGGGCTGGAAAACCTACTGGCGTTCGCCGGGAGAAGGGGGGATTGCGCCCGCCATCGCCTGGGAGAAACCGCTGGCGGTTACGTGGCGCTGGCCGACGCCGCAGCGTTTTGAGGTGGCCGGGATTTCGACCCAGGGCTATCACGGCAACGTCAGCTTTCCGATGACGATAGCCGGCGCGCCGCCGGTGCTGAAGGGCGTGCTGACGCTTTCAACCTGCAGCAACGTCTGCATTCTGACCGACTATCCCTTCTCGCTGGATATGTCCACGCCCGCGGGAGACCGCTTTAGCTACGACTTTACCCGCGCCATGGGCACGCTGCCGCGCCCTGACGGTCTGACCTCGCAGCTTAGCGCGTCTTATGCGCCAGGCACGCTGACGGTGACCGCCGTGCGCAGCGCAGGCTGGCCGCAGCCGTCGCTGTTTTTCGACAGCATGGAGGATGTGGATTTCGGTCGCCCGACCTTTTCCGTGACGGGCGATACCCTCACCGCCACTGTGCCGGTCAGCGACAGCTGGGGCGACGCCGCGCCGGATCTCAGCGGCAAGCGCGTGTCGCTGGTGCTGGCGGACAGCGGTCAGGCGCAGGAGAGTACGGTTACGCCCGGCACAGGCTCGCCCGCGGCTGGCGTTTCGCTGGGCTGGGCGCTGCTGATGGCGCTGGCGGGCGGGCTAATCCTCAACGTGATGCCCTGCGTACTGCCGGTGCTGGCGATGAAGCTGGGCTCGCTGGTCCAGACCCGGACCGCGGAGCGCGGCGCGGTACGGCGGCAGTTTCTGGCCTCCGTCAGCGGCATTGTGGCGTCGTTCCTTGCGCTGGCGCTGATGATGACGCTGCTGCGGCTCGGCAACCAGGCGCTGGGCTGGGGCATTCAGTTTCAGAACCCGTGGTTTATCGGCGTGATGGCGCTGGTGATGGTGCTGTTTAGCGCCAGCCTGCTGGGCTTCTTTGAGCTTCGCCTTTCCTCCGGCGCCAGCACCTTCCTGGCGACGCGCGGCGGCAGCGGGCTGATGGGGCATTTCTGGCAGGGCGCCTTCGCCACGCTGCTGGCGACCCCTTGTACCGCGCCGTTTCTCGGTACCGCCGTGTCGGTGGCGCTGGTGGCGCCGCTGCCGCTGCTGTGGGGGATATTTCTGGCGATGGGCATCGGTATGAGCCTGCCGTGGCTTTTGATTGTCGCAAGGCCCGGGCTTGCGCTGCGACTGCCGCGCCCGGGACGCTGGATGAACGTCGTGCGTATCGTGCTCGGGCTGATGATGCTCGGATCGTCCCTGTGGCTGATAAGCCTGCTGACGGCGCACATTGGCCGCGGGCCGGTGCTGGGGCTGATGGCGGCGCTGGCGGCGTTGCTGTGGCTGGCGACGCTCTGGCGCTACCGCTGGCGTACGGCGCTGCGGGCGGGCGCGCTGGCGCTGGTAATTGCGGCGGCGGCTGGCGCGGTCTCCTGGCCTGACGGCTCAGAGACGTCGCGCGATCGGGTCAACTGGCGGCCGCTCAGCGAGCAGGCGATAGCCGATGCGCTGGCGAACCACCAGCGGGTCTTCGTCGATGTCACCGCCGACTGGTGCGTGACCTGTAAAGCCAATAAATACAACGTCCTGCTGCGTGATGACGTGCAGGATGCCCTCTCTGAACCGGATGTGGTCGCGCTGCGCGGCGACTGGAGCCGCCCTTCTGAAACCATCAGCCGGTTCCTGACCGCCCGCGGCAGCGCGGCGGTGCCGTTTAATCAGATCTATGGACCGGGGTTACCGCAGGGCCGCGTGCTGCCTGCGCTGTTAAGCCGCGAAGAGGTTATGACCACCCTGTCCGATGCAAAAGGAAAATAA
- a CDS encoding DsbA family protein has translation MKLLTALLLLCFSAFSVAAPAAPAAEDPPPADSTQAQLEALLFKDPSSPRMGAEKPRLIIVTFTDYNCPYCKQFDPMLEKVVHDNPDVQLIVKLLPFKGQSSVNAAKAALSTWRQQPERFWPLHQRLMAKKGYHDDASILAAQKKTGTDGIRVDEKTMEPLKMNLILSQVLGIQGTPATLIGDQMVAGAIPQDELEALVKEQLAKARAG, from the coding sequence ATGAAACTGTTGACTGCACTTCTCCTGCTCTGTTTTTCGGCGTTCAGCGTAGCGGCGCCCGCCGCCCCGGCGGCAGAGGACCCACCGCCAGCGGATTCCACGCAGGCGCAGCTGGAAGCGCTGCTGTTTAAAGATCCCAGCAGCCCGCGCATGGGGGCTGAGAAGCCGCGCCTGATCATCGTGACTTTCACCGATTACAACTGTCCGTACTGCAAGCAGTTCGATCCGATGCTGGAGAAGGTCGTGCACGATAACCCGGACGTGCAGCTTATCGTGAAGCTGCTGCCGTTCAAGGGGCAGAGCTCGGTCAACGCCGCGAAGGCGGCGCTGTCGACCTGGCGCCAGCAGCCGGAACGGTTCTGGCCGCTGCACCAGCGCCTGATGGCGAAGAAAGGGTATCACGATGACGCCAGCATCCTCGCGGCGCAGAAGAAGACCGGTACCGACGGCATCCGTGTGGATGAAAAAACCATGGAGCCGCTGAAGATGAACCTGATTTTGTCCCAGGTGCTGGGCATTCAGGGCACGCCTGCGACCCTGATCGGCGATCAGATGGTGGCGGGCGCTATCCCGCAGGATGAACTGGAGGCGCTGGTGAAAGAGCAGCTGGCGAAAGCGCGTGCGGGCTAA
- a CDS encoding protein disulfide oxidoreductase — protein sequence MRAKLRRWLREILMLLLIAAAAMWAMDTLRKPALPQGFISTPLHTLDGEQVFLATLSRERPLLVYVWATWCGICRYTTPSVATLAQEGGNVMTVALRSGDNSTLEKWLSRKGYAIPVVNDATGQLARQWDVQVTPTLLVIDNGEVTSITTGWTSGWGMRLRLWLAS from the coding sequence GTGCGGGCTAAACTGCGCCGCTGGCTGCGTGAAATCCTCATGCTGCTGCTGATTGCCGCCGCGGCGATGTGGGCGATGGATACCCTGCGCAAACCCGCGCTGCCGCAGGGGTTTATCAGCACGCCACTGCATACGCTGGACGGCGAACAGGTTTTCCTGGCGACGCTGAGCCGCGAGCGGCCGTTGCTGGTTTACGTCTGGGCGACGTGGTGCGGGATTTGTCGCTACACCACGCCGTCCGTCGCAACACTGGCGCAAGAGGGCGGCAACGTGATGACGGTGGCGCTGCGTTCCGGCGATAACAGCACGCTGGAAAAATGGCTGTCACGCAAGGGATACGCGATACCCGTGGTTAACGACGCAACGGGTCAGCTTGCCCGTCAGTGGGATGTGCAGGTCACACCGACGCTATTGGTAATCGATAACGGCGAGGTGACCTCCATCACCACCGGCTGGACCAGCGGTTGGGGGATGCGTTTGCGGCTGTGGCTGGCATCGTGA